The stretch of DNA CATGTAGTCGAGGGTGACGCCGTTGCCGGTGGCGACGGGAACGAACGGGCCCCAGGGCGCGCCGACCTCCAGGCCCAGGATGCCCGCGAGGAACTCGGCGGACTCCTGCTTGTTCCGGGCGTGGACGATGGTGTGGTTCAGCTCCACGTTCATGGTGTGCCTCCCTGCGGCACCTCTCGCCGGCGCCTCCGTGCCCCACCAAACCGATGTCCGGCACGCGGTGCCGTAATTCCGACCCTAGCCGGGGCGGTCCGCGGACGGTAGCCGGATCCGTGTCACCCGAGTCGTCACCCGATCCGTCACCCGATCCGTGGGCGGACGGGAACACGACGCGACCAGTCGTAACCCCCGCGCTTCCACAGGGTCACTGGTCCCAGAGTCGCCGCAATCCGTTCTCCAGCAGCGCGAACGCCTGTTCCGCGTCCGCCACCGCGCCCGCGTGGCGCGCGTCGGCCGGTTCTCCGTGGGCCAGGCGGGAGGCGTTGTCCTGGGCCAGCAGGCCCTGGACCGCGACGATCTGGGTGGCGGCCAACCTCGCCGAGAGTTCGGGGGTGTCCGCCGTTTCCTCCAGCGCCCGGGCCAGTGCGCGTTCGGCGCCGGTGTGGAACTGATCCATCCGGGCCACCAGTGAGGGCGCGTCCAGGATCATGCGGGTGAGGCGCAGGACCTGGGGATGGTCGTTGAGTCCGGTGATCGGGTCCCGGTCGTGCAGCCCCGTGAGGAAGTGCTCGCGCAGTGCGGTCAGCGGGGCGGTGCGGGGCGGGCGGGCCTGTACGACGCGTGCGGCCTCGGTCTCGTGGTCGGCGAGGCGGTGCACCACGAGGTCTTCCTTGGTGGGGAAGTAGGCGAAGAGCGTGCGTTTGGAGACCTCGGCCGCCTCGGCCACCTGAGCCACCGAGACCTGGTTGAAGCCGTGTTCGAGGAACAGCGCGATCGCCGCATCGGAGATCGCCGCGCGGGTCCGTTGCTTCTTCCGTTCGCGTAGTCCTGGCTTACCGTCCACGGCGCCCATCCTAGCCGCTCACTCCCCTGAGGATATTTCTACACCTGGTATACATTTACTCCGAGGGAAGGAATGGGAGAAACAAGAGTGTTGGACGAGATCGAGATCGAGATCGAGACCGAGGTCGTCGTCGTGGGCGCCGGTCCGACCGGGCTGACGCTGGCGTGCGAACTGACGCTGGCAGGGGTCGAGACCCTGGTCCTGGAGAAGCTGCCTCGGCGTGGCGAGCACATCAAGGGCGGCGGGATCCAGCCTCGTACCGCCGAGTTGCTGGAGTCGCGCGGGCTGCTGGAACCGTTGCTGCACAGGGCCGCGTCCCGTGAGCCGGTCGGCGGGCACTTCGCCGCCCTGCCCGTGCCCCTGGACTGCACCCCCTGGCAGACCAGGCACCCTTTTCCGCTCGCGGTTCCACAGTGGGAGGTCGAGGAGGTCCTCGAAGAGCGGGCGCTCGCTGCCGGTGCGCGGGTTCTGCGCGGCACCGTCGTCTCAGGGGTCGAGCCGGGCGACGACGGGGTGGTGGTGACGGCGGACGGGCTGCGGGTGCGGGCACGCTACCTGGCGGCGTGCGACGGCGGGCACAGTACGGTGCGGAAACTGCTGGGGCTGCCGTTTCCCGGCAGGCCCGGGACCCACCAGGCGGTGCTGGCCGACATCCGTCTGTCCGCCGTGTCGTCGCTGGTGCCGCGGCAGATCGGGCATATCAGCGCCATGACCCGAAGCGCGGGGGGTTACTGGGCCATGCTGGTCCCTCTCGGCGGCGACCGGTACGGGTTGACCTTCGGGCGCACGAACCAGTCGGGCGCCGACGCGGACGTCGACGGCGACACCCCCGTCACCCACGAGGCGATCGCCGCCGCGCTCCAGGCCGTGTACGGGCAGGAGACCGTCCTCGGCGCCGTGGACAACTCCTCGCGGTTCAGCGACGCCACCCGGCAACTGGAGCAGTACCGGTCGGGGCGCGTCCTGTTCGCGGGCGACGCGGCGCACATCCACCCGCCGCTCGGCGGTCAGGGCCTCAACCTCGGTGTCCAGGACGCGTTCAACCTCGGCTGGAAACTGGCCGCGGCCGTCCAGGGCCGGGCACCGAGCGGCCTCCTGGACAGCTACCACACCGAACGGCATCCCGTCGGGGCCCGGGTCCTGCACCACACGTCGGCGCAGCGCGTCCTGGCGGATCCGAAGCCGAGCGAGGACGTGGCCGCCCTGCGCGACATCTTCGTCGACCTGCTGCGCCTGCCCGACACCAACCGCCACCTCGCGGGGCTGATGTCCGGCCTCTCGCTGCGCTACCCGCTGTCCGGCGATCATCCGCTCACCGGACAGCGTGTGCCGGATGCCGACCTGGTCACCGAAGCGGGCCCCACCCGGCTGTCGGCGCTGTTCGCGTCGGGGCACGCCGTCCTGCTCGACCTGGCCGGAGCCGTCCCGGCAGGCCTCCGGCTCCCGCCGCGAGTCGACCTCGTCCGCGCCTCATGCGCCGACGATCTGGGCGCCGCCGCCCTGCTCATCCGTCCCGACGGCTACGTCTGCTGGGCCACGGACAGCTCCGCAGACCACGGCGACGCACTGCTCGCAGCCATCGCCGGCGGCCTGGCGAAGAGCTAGCGCCGTGACCGGAAAGGTTCACCGGCTCGCGACGGCCGGCAAACCTTTCCGGCCACAGCGCTAGAGGAGCCCCAGGTCGCCCAGTTCCTTGTGCAGGTCGGCTCGCGGGTTGTCGGCTCGCACCGGGAGGTCGCCGCGGGTGGTTGTTGTCCCGGTGCCGCCGTCGGGGCGGCCGGCTCCGGTGGGCCGTGCGCGCCGGTCCCGGAAGAGCCAGGCCCCGGCCAGGCCGCCGATCAGGCCTCCGAGGTGTCCGAGCCAGCTCACCCCCGGTGTCCCGGGCACGGCGACGGTGAGCATGTAGGCGAAGGAGGCCGCCATGACGACGCCGATCAGCGTGTCGATCAGGTGCCGGTCGAAGAGGCCGCGGACCACGACGTAGCCGAAGTAGCCGAAGATCAGGCCGCTGGCGCCCACGGTCTCCACGCCGCCCCGTTCGAAGAACCAGACGGTGAGTCCGCTCGTCACCGCGACGAGCAGGCTCAGTCCCAGGAAGCGGGCCACGCCCCGGTAGGCGGCGAGGAAGCCGAAGATGAACAGCGGGCCGGAGTTGCTTTCGATGTGCTCCCAACTCCAGTGCAGGAAAGGCGCGGTGAGGATGTCGGGCAGCGTGCCGAGGTCGCCGGACGCCACCCCGAACTGCCGTGAGAGGGCGTAATCGTCGGTGTAGTTGGCCAGTTGCACCAGCCAGACCACCGCGAGGAACCCGAACATCGTGAAGAACGCCTTCCGCGCCTCCGCGATCATCTGCTCCGCACCCATCGGCCCGGGCCGCGCCCCTGCCCGTTCCTGATTCGCCCTGCCCATGGCACGCTCCCCTCCCCCTGCGGATCCGTGTCCGCGTCACCAGGGACTTCCAGTATTCCCGGCGGCGGGGGTGCGCGGGGAGGGGGAGAACATGTGCGCGGGAAGCGGCACGGGGTCGTCCGCCGAGGGCTACTCCGCCCCGGAGGGGACGACCGTCCTCGGGTGCTCGGCGGCCGGGACACCGCCGGATGTTCCCTCCTCGCTCAGGCCGATCCATGCGTGCAGCCTGCGCAGCGGCCCGGGCGCCCACCAGGTGGCCCGGCCGGTCAGCCGCATCACCGCGGGAACGAGCAGGCTGCGGACCACCATCGCGTCCATGATGTGCTGCTGGACGGTACGGGACTCGGCGCTCGCGGGCAGCTGCCGGTCATCGGCGTTGCCGAACTTCACGCTCAGGAACGGCAGACCGAGGAGGACCAGCCCGGCGGTCGCGGCGATCGCGAAGACCGGGGCCCGCCGCATCACCAGCCGTGCGGCCCTGGCCCACCCGTCCTTCGTGTCGCCGCTCCCCGGGCGGTGGCGTCGCAGGGCGCGTCGGAGGTCCCAGGCGTTGATCCGCTCCCCGAGCAACACCAGCGCGGTACTGGAGGCACACGGCCAGGTCTTCACCGACGCCAACGTGTCCCTGCCGCTGGACGGGATGCTGGACGCGATCCTCGATCCGCTCATCGAGTTCAACCTCAGGAATCCGGCGTTCCTCGCCCTGATCCACGGCCCCGACGCGCCGGGGGAGATCGCGTCGGACAAGGAGGTCCTCCACGCGATCCTGCAACGGCAGGTCGAGGAGACCGTCGCGCTCCGCGCCCCCGGCCTGCCCCATGACGAGTGTGTGCGTCGCGACCACGGCCTTCGCCGTCTTCCGGGCGGGGCTCTGCCCGGCGATGCAGCACCAGGAGCCCGAAAGGGCCGCCTACACGGTCGAGGTGAAGGCGGCCCTGGCCCGGTACCTGGCCCCGGTGATCGGCACGGAGGCCCGCGCGGTACGTCGCTGAGACAGCGGCGCGGGCGCTGAAACAGCGAAGCGGGCGCTGAAACAGCGGCGCGGGCGCTGAAACAGCGGCGCGGGCGTCAGCGCAGCGGGTCGAACGGGGCCAGTTGCGCGGGGCGTTCGCCGGTGACGATCGTCTCGGCGAGGAGCCGTCCGGTGGCCGGGCCGAGGGTGATGCCCCACATCCCGTGGCCGCCCGCGGCGAAGACCCGGGGGGAGCGGGTGGCGCCGATCAGGGGCAGGCCGTCGGTGGTGCACGGGCGGGAGCCGACCCACTCGTCCCGGCGGGCGTCCAGGTCGGCGCCGCGCAGCAGCGGGCGTGCGGCCTCGGCGATGGCGTGGACACGGCGGGCGTCCAGGGGCGCCTCCGGCTTGCGGAACTCCATCATTCCGGCGACCCGCAGACGGTCGCCGAGGGGCGTGCAGGCGACGCGCTGGGCGGGGAAGTAGACGGGACCGGACGGCACGTGCTCGACCGGGACGCTGAAGCTGTAGCCGCGGCCGGCCTGCACGAGGGAGCGCACGCCGAACTTCCGGGCGAGGCGGCCGAGCCAGGCGCCCGTGGCCAGGACCACCGCGTCGAAGCGCTCGCCGTCTCCGCCGCCGCCGACGACCGTGACACCGGCCGTCTCGTCCCGCACCTCGGTCACCTCCGTGCCCTCGTGGATCACCCCGCCCCGGGCACGGACCGCGTCGGCCAGGGCGTGCACGTAGTGTCCCGGGTCGATGTAGCGCTGACCGTGCAGCCGGATCGCCGCGCCGATCTCGTCCGACAGGGACGGCTCGACCCCCCGGGCCTCGTTCCCGTCGAGGACGTCGAACTCCATGGTCTGGCCCGCGGAGTGGATCTGCTCCAGCTCCTCCAGCAGGACCTTGCGCTCCGCGGCCGTGCGGTAGGCGGCGATGAAGGACTTGGCCTCCGGTGTCCGCGCCTCGACACCGCCCTCGGCCAGCGTGTCGAAGCTCGTCAGCGCCAGGCTGTTGATGGGTACGAGGGCACGCATCGACCGCAGCCACTGGGACGCGGTGCTGTTGCGGGCGAACCCCGTCAGGAACCTGAGCAGCTTCGGGTCGGCGCTCGGCGGGACGTAGACCGGGGAGGACGGGCTGAGTACCGCGCGCACCCCGTAGGTGAGGACCGCCGGCTCGGGCAGCGGCGTCGCCAGGCCGGGGGTGAGCCATCCGGCGTTGCCCCAGGACGATCCGGCGGCGACCCCCTCGCGGTCGTACACGGTGACGTCGACGCCCCGCTCCTGGAGGAACCAGGCGGTGGACAGTCCGACCATGCCCGCGCCGACGACGGCGACACGGCTGGGGGCGGAGGGCGCGGGCGAGGGAGGGCGGGCGGCCATGCGGAACCTCTTCATCCGGAGCGGTGTCCGGGGTGGTGGCGCCTCCGGACGCCTCCGATGGTGATGCCGGTCGGCTCCGTTGTCTTTGTGGCCGGCGGACAATGAGGGTGGTGCCGATGATGCGGTGAGCACTATCCGCGTGGGACACAATGGGGCTCATGAGCAGTCCCCGATGCCGCGCTGCGGGGTGCCGGCCGTGATCACCGTGTCCGACCTCGTGGATTCCCTGGGGGCCGGGCTTCTGCGTACGGTCGTCCCGGCCGGGAACGCCGAGGTGCACGACGTCGCCCTGGCCGAGCCCGGTGACACCGCGGGCCAGCCGGGCGAACTCGTCCTGGGGGTGGGGGTGACCGACCGGTCCGGAGCTCTCGCCCTGCTGGAACGGACCGCCGCGGCAGGAGCCGCGGGCCTCGTGCTCAAGCGCCCCGCCGCGCGCGACCCGCAGGTGGCCCGCGCGGCCCGGAGACTGGCGGGCCCCGCACTGGTCGAACTGCGACCGCACACCTCGTGGGCACACGTCGTCTGGCTGCTGCGCGGTGTCATCGACCGGGCCTCCGCGCCCGCCACCGGCGCGCTCGGCACGCCTGGTCCGCACAGCGACCTGTTCGCCCTGGCCGACGCGGCGGCCGAGATCATCGACGCACCCGTGACGGTGGAGGACGCGCAGTCCCGCGTCCTCGCCTACTCCGCGCGGCAGGACAGCACCGATCCGGCACGGGTCTCCACCATCGTGGGGCGGCGCGTCCCCGCGGAAACCCTGACGCACTTCCGGGCGAGCGGCGTCTTCCGCCGGCTGGCACGCTCCAGCGACCCGATCTGGACCCCCGCCGGTCCCGACGGCATCCTGCCCCGGCTGATCATCCCCGTGCGGGCCGGCGGCGAGTGGCTCGGCTCGATCTGGGCCGTGGTCAAGTCGCCGGTTCCCCCGGAACGCATCCGCGAGCTCGGCGACGTGGCCTCCGTCCTGGCCCTGCATCTGCTACGGCTGCGCGCCGAGGCCGGCATCGCACGGCGGGTGTCGGCGGGGCAGCTGCGGGCCGCCCTGCGCGAAGGCGCCGTCCCGGACCAAGGACCGGGAGCGCCCGCCGCGCTGCCGGCCGGCCCTTGGCGGGTGGTGGCCTTCGGGTCGTCGCCCGGCGGGACGGAGGACGTCCGCAGGCAGCTGGACCTGTGGGAGTCGGTCGCGCACCGGTTCGGCTGGCACCAGCCGCTGCTCGCCGACCTCGACGGGCTGCTGTTCGGCGTGGTCACCGACCGGGGGCGGGGCGGGCGGCGGGGCGCGGCCGGTGCCCGGGCCGACGCCGGCACCGTCGACTGGCTCCGGCACGTGCTCACCGAAACACGCGCGCACGACCCCGGCCTGTACGCCGTGGCGGGCTGCCCCGCCCGCTCCCCCGACGAGCTGCCGCGCTCCACGGCCGAAGCCGTGGAACTCCACCGGCTGTTCGGCGCCGGACGGCTCCCCCTCGCCCCTCTCGCCCGAGGGAGGGGGATCGTGCTGATGGAGGACGCCTGGGACGCCGTCGTCGTGGAGCGCGCCAGGGCCGCCGTCGGGACCGACACGTGGCGGCTCGGCGGGCCGCTCGCCGCGCTGCGCGCACACGACGAGGAGCACGGCACTGCGTACCTCACCACCCTCGCGGCCTGGCTCGACCACTTCGGCGACCCGCAGAGCGCCGCACGGCACCTGCGGGTCCATCCCAATACGCTGCGCTACCGGCTGCGCAAGCTCGAAGAGGCGGTCCCGCTCGACCTCTCCTCACCCCGCCTGCGACTGGCTCTGCGGCTCCAGCTCATGGCGATGGGCGAGAACCCCGCGCCCGGCGAGCAGCCAGGGCCGAACGATCCGCCACCGAGGTGACCTCCGGCTCTCAGCCTCTCGCCGCTCCCTCCCCGGACGCTGCCCTGCGGGGTGCCGGGCTGTCCAGATGGCCACCACGGTCCGGTGGAAGCGGTGCACGGCGTCCTCGACGCTGCGGATGAAGCCGGACGGGGCGTTGCCCGGACGACCCGGTTCACGGCCTGGCGGCGGGGAACACGGAGAAGGTTTCGGCCGGAGCGGCCGCCGGTCACCGGTCACCGGTCTCGGATCTTTACCGGCCTGGGCCGTCCGACAAACCGCGGAGGAACCCGATGTGCCGTCTGTTCGGACTCAGCAGCGCGCCGCGACGCACCCGCGCCACCTTCTGGCTGCTGGAGGCCCCTGACAGTCTCAGCCGGCAGAGTCACCGCGATCCGGACGGCACCGGGCTGGGGTACTTCGACGCGGACGGCACCCCGCGGGTCGACAAGGCGCCGATCGCCGCCTACCGGGACCGCGCGTTCGCCGAGGACGCCCGGCAGGTGGAGTCCGCCACCTTCCTCGCCCATGTGCGGTTCGCCTCGACCGGCAGCCTGGACGCCCGCAACACGCACCCCTTCGAACAGGAAGGTCGGCTGTTCGCGCACAACGGTGTCGTCGAGGGCCTCGACGCGCTCGACGACCACCTGGGCGAGGACCGGTCACTGGTCAGGGGCGACACCGACTCGGAGCGGTTCTTCGCCCTCGTCACCCGGGAGACCCGCGCGCACGGCGACGACGTCACCACCGGCATCGCGCGGGCCGCGCGCTGGATCGCCGAGCACCTGCCCCTCTACGCCCTCAACCTGGTCCTCGTCACCCCCGACCAGCTGTGGGCGCTGCGTTACCCCGGCACCCACGAGCTGTACGTCCTCGAACGCGCGGCGGGCGGTCAGTACGGCACCCGGCACCTCGACCACAGCGGCAGTCACGGGCGGATGCGCGTCCACTCCGAGGCCCTGGCCGGGCATCCGGCCGTCGTCGTCGCCAGCGAGCGCATGGACGACCACCCCGGCTGGCGCCTGCTGGAAGCGGGCGAGCTGCTCCACGTCGGCGCCGACCTGCGCACCGCCCGCCACCTCGTGCTGACCGAGCCGCCGGCACACCCGCTCACCCTCGACGACCTGCGCCCCGACGCCGCCGCCTCGCAGAAGGCCGCCTAGTGCTGTGACCGGAAAGGTTCACCGGCTCGCGACGCCCGGCACGGCACTCCCCCAGCCTTCGGCCGGGGGTACCCCCACGCCGCGTAGTCGCATCACCCGAGTACATCCAGTACGCGGGCAATGCTCCGCCTTGCGATGCTCCCCCACTGCCTGAAGGGCGTGGGAGGTGCCCCCAGCACCGGACGCAGCGAGCTTCCCGGCAAACCTTCCCGGCCACAGCACTAGGCCGC from Streptomyces sp. 6-11-2 encodes:
- a CDS encoding TetR/AcrR family transcriptional regulator; its protein translation is MGAVDGKPGLRERKKQRTRAAISDAAIALFLEHGFNQVSVAQVAEAAEVSKRTLFAYFPTKEDLVVHRLADHETEAARVVQARPPRTAPLTALREHFLTGLHDRDPITGLNDHPQVLRLTRMILDAPSLVARMDQFHTGAERALARALEETADTPELSARLAATQIVAVQGLLAQDNASRLAHGEPADARHAGAVADAEQAFALLENGLRRLWDQ
- a CDS encoding FAD-dependent monooxygenase, which codes for MLDEIEIEIETEVVVVGAGPTGLTLACELTLAGVETLVLEKLPRRGEHIKGGGIQPRTAELLESRGLLEPLLHRAASREPVGGHFAALPVPLDCTPWQTRHPFPLAVPQWEVEEVLEERALAAGARVLRGTVVSGVEPGDDGVVVTADGLRVRARYLAACDGGHSTVRKLLGLPFPGRPGTHQAVLADIRLSAVSSLVPRQIGHISAMTRSAGGYWAMLVPLGGDRYGLTFGRTNQSGADADVDGDTPVTHEAIAAALQAVYGQETVLGAVDNSSRFSDATRQLEQYRSGRVLFAGDAAHIHPPLGGQGLNLGVQDAFNLGWKLAAAVQGRAPSGLLDSYHTERHPVGARVLHHTSAQRVLADPKPSEDVAALRDIFVDLLRLPDTNRHLAGLMSGLSLRYPLSGDHPLTGQRVPDADLVTEAGPTRLSALFASGHAVLLDLAGAVPAGLRLPPRVDLVRASCADDLGAAALLIRPDGYVCWATDSSADHGDALLAAIAGGLAKS
- a CDS encoding rhomboid family intramembrane serine protease produces the protein MGRANQERAGARPGPMGAEQMIAEARKAFFTMFGFLAVVWLVQLANYTDDYALSRQFGVASGDLGTLPDILTAPFLHWSWEHIESNSGPLFIFGFLAAYRGVARFLGLSLLVAVTSGLTVWFFERGGVETVGASGLIFGYFGYVVVRGLFDRHLIDTLIGVVMAASFAYMLTVAVPGTPGVSWLGHLGGLIGGLAGAWLFRDRRARPTGAGRPDGGTGTTTTRGDLPVRADNPRADLHKELGDLGLL
- a CDS encoding FAD-binding oxidoreductase, giving the protein MAARPPSPAPSAPSRVAVVGAGMVGLSTAWFLQERGVDVTVYDREGVAAGSSWGNAGWLTPGLATPLPEPAVLTYGVRAVLSPSSPVYVPPSADPKLLRFLTGFARNSTASQWLRSMRALVPINSLALTSFDTLAEGGVEARTPEAKSFIAAYRTAAERKVLLEELEQIHSAGQTMEFDVLDGNEARGVEPSLSDEIGAAIRLHGQRYIDPGHYVHALADAVRARGGVIHEGTEVTEVRDETAGVTVVGGGGDGERFDAVVLATGAWLGRLARKFGVRSLVQAGRGYSFSVPVEHVPSGPVYFPAQRVACTPLGDRLRVAGMMEFRKPEAPLDARRVHAIAEAARPLLRGADLDARRDEWVGSRPCTTDGLPLIGATRSPRVFAAGGHGMWGITLGPATGRLLAETIVTGERPAQLAPFDPLR
- a CDS encoding CdaR family transcriptional regulator; translated protein: MITVSDLVDSLGAGLLRTVVPAGNAEVHDVALAEPGDTAGQPGELVLGVGVTDRSGALALLERTAAAGAAGLVLKRPAARDPQVARAARRLAGPALVELRPHTSWAHVVWLLRGVIDRASAPATGALGTPGPHSDLFALADAAAEIIDAPVTVEDAQSRVLAYSARQDSTDPARVSTIVGRRVPAETLTHFRASGVFRRLARSSDPIWTPAGPDGILPRLIIPVRAGGEWLGSIWAVVKSPVPPERIRELGDVASVLALHLLRLRAEAGIARRVSAGQLRAALREGAVPDQGPGAPAALPAGPWRVVAFGSSPGGTEDVRRQLDLWESVAHRFGWHQPLLADLDGLLFGVVTDRGRGGRRGAAGARADAGTVDWLRHVLTETRAHDPGLYAVAGCPARSPDELPRSTAEAVELHRLFGAGRLPLAPLARGRGIVLMEDAWDAVVVERARAAVGTDTWRLGGPLAALRAHDEEHGTAYLTTLAAWLDHFGDPQSAARHLRVHPNTLRYRLRKLEEAVPLDLSSPRLRLALRLQLMAMGENPAPGEQPGPNDPPPR
- a CDS encoding class II glutamine amidotransferase; this translates as MCRLFGLSSAPRRTRATFWLLEAPDSLSRQSHRDPDGTGLGYFDADGTPRVDKAPIAAYRDRAFAEDARQVESATFLAHVRFASTGSLDARNTHPFEQEGRLFAHNGVVEGLDALDDHLGEDRSLVRGDTDSERFFALVTRETRAHGDDVTTGIARAARWIAEHLPLYALNLVLVTPDQLWALRYPGTHELYVLERAAGGQYGTRHLDHSGSHGRMRVHSEALAGHPAVVVASERMDDHPGWRLLEAGELLHVGADLRTARHLVLTEPPAHPLTLDDLRPDAAASQKAA